GCTCGCGTGCCGCGCGAACGTGGGGCCGGAATATGCGGCTGGCCCGATCGTTCTCCTCTCCGGCTCGCTGTTGATGCTTGCTACCTTGATCTCGGATCTCAAACCGCTGCATGCCGCTGGGCTGTGGATCGCGATCGCCTTGGCGTCGTCGCGGCTTCCTGGCAAGCCTGCGAGCGAGCGGGGGCGGATCGTACTGCGGTCCGTGCTCTGCTTATTGCCGCTCGTCGCCGTGGCAGGGCATGCGGGGTGCAAGTTTGCAGAGAGCCAGCGACAGCTGCAGGAAGAAGCGGAGTCGAATCCGTATATGAATTTGTGAGTGGAAGGTGAGTGGGTGAGTAGGTGTTTAAGTGAGGAGGTGTGGGATTAGCGGACAAGCTGCTTGATCTTGCGAAATAGCCCTGGGCAAGCTTGCCCAGGGCTAGTGATGGATGCGACGTCGCCACTCTCGCATTTACTTACTCACATAAACACTTACTCACCTAAATACTTCTTTCCTCACTCAATCCACCCGCCGCCGAGCACTCGCTCGCCGTCGTAGCAGACGACCGCTTGTCCCGGCGCGACGCCGAATTGCGGTTCGTCGAAGCGGACGCTCAGTCGGCCATCATCGAGCAGCACCATGTCGCCCCACGCCGGCGCGGCGTTGTAGCGAATCTGCACCAAGCCTCGCGATGGCACGCTGCCCGCCTCTACGAGCCAGTTGCAATCCTTCGCGGTGAGTTCGCTGCGGCCGAGTTCGGTCCGATCGCCGAGCACAACGCGTCGCGTCTCGCGTTCGATCCGCACGACGAACTTCGGTTCGCCGAGCGCGATGCCGAGCCCTTTCCGTTGACCCACCGTAAAACCTTCGATGCCGTCGTGCTGGCCGACGACTTCGCCGGAGGTGAGCACGAATTCGCCCCCCTGCTCTGCCGCATCGGCGACGCCGCGGCGAGCCTGACGGTCCTTAATGAACTCGTGGTAATGGCCCTGCGTGACGAAGCAGATCTCTTGGCTATCTTTCTTCGTCGCGACGTTCAGGCCGATCGTGCCGGCGAGGCGACGGATCTCCGGTTTCTCGAACTCGCCGACCGGCAGCAGCATGCGATCGAGATGGCGGCGCTCGATGCCGAACAGCACGTACGACTGGTCCTTCGAATCGTCGACGCCGCGAAGGAGCGTCGCCTCGCCGGCGGCGCTCCGACCCATGCGGGCGTAGTGACCCGTGGCGACGAACTCGGCGTCGACGCTGTCGGCGTAGTCGAACAGCTTGCCGAACTTGATCCAGTTGTTGCACTGGACGCAGGGGTTCGGCGTGCGACCGGCGGCGTACTCGTCGACGAAGTAGTCGATGATGCGGCTGAACTCGGCGTCGAGGTTCAATGCGTAGAACGGGATCGCGAGCCGATCGGCGACGCGGCGGGCATCCTCGGCGTCGGAAGCGGTGCAGCAGCCCTGCTTGTGATCGAGCCGATTGACGACCGGCAGCGCCGCGAGCCGGGGCGTCTCGCCCCCGGCGTTTTGTCTTGGATTCTTTGAGCTCGCGGAATGCGCCGGGGTCGGGACGACCCGGCTCGCTGTGGGTTCATCGATCGCACACGCCACCGGCGAGGCTTGCCCGTGGCGCATGAAGACGCCGATCACCTCGTGCCCCTGCTCTAGCAGCAGATGGGCCGCGACGCTTGAATCGACTCCTCCGGACATTGCCAGGACCACGCGTGCCATCCCTCAAGTCTAGGCCCCCTCGTGCCCTGCGTCGACGTGCCGTAGAATAGCGGGCTCGAACCCCGTTTCCGCCCTCTCCCGAGGTCTCGCAACAATGTTGGACAGCCAGTGGTATGACCGCGCCGAAGCGATCCGCCAGACGATTGTCCAGCTGCGGGACTCTCTTTGACTGTGCGACGAAGCATTCGCGCATTCTCGAAATCGACGGCGAGATGGCCTCGCCCGACTTCTGGGACAACCAGGAGAAGGCTCAAGAACGCGTCGCCGAGCGTAAGGGGCTCATCGGCATCGTGAAGCCGCTCGACGAGGCGCTCAAGTCGAGCGACGACCTCGCCGCGATGATCGAGATGGCTGAGGAAGACGAGTCGTTCGCCGCCGAGGTGCCGCCCGAGGTCGAGCGGATCGAGGCGCTGCTTGAAGATCTCAAGTTGAAGGCGCTGCTCAACGGCCGCTACGACGCCGCGGGCGCCATCCTGACGATCAACGCTCGCGACGGCGGCACCGACGCCAACGACTGGGCCGAGATGCTGCTCCGCATGTACCTCATGTGGGCCGAGAAGAACGACTACGCCGTCGAGCTGATCGACCGCCACGACAACGAAGAGGCGGGCATTAACCACGCTTCGGTCGCCATCCGCGGACCGATGGCCTACGGCTACCTCAAGGGCGAGACGGGCATGCACCGCCTGGTGCGGATCAGCCCGTTCAACAGCGAAGGCAAGCGGCAAACAAGCTTTGCCGCAGTCGACGTTTCCCCGGAGATCTCCGACTCGGTCGAGATCGAGATCAACCCGAACGACATCCGCGAAGATACGTTCCGCGCGAGCGGCGCCGGCGGTCAGCACGTTAACAAAACTTCAAGCGCCATTCGCCTAACCCACTTCCCGACCGGCATCGTCGTGCAGTGCCAGAGCGAGCGGTCGCAGCACAAGAACCGCGCGACCGCCTGGAAGATGCTGCGAGCCCGTATGGCTCGGATGGAAGAAGAGAAGCGCGAAGCGGCCGAAGCGGCGAAGTATCAACAACAGGCGAAGACGGGCTTCGGCTCGCAGATTCGCAACTACTTCCTGCATCCTGATCAACGGGTGAAGGATGCCCGGACGAAGTATGGGCAAGGGAACTTCCACGCGGTGATGGATGGCGATATCCAGGGCTTCCTCGACGCGGTGCTCCGCTGGCGCGCGGGGCAGCCGGTGGAAGAGGATGACGATTGATCGTCTCTCTTGCTCAACTCGGCTTCATTAATGTCTCACGCAAAGGCGCGAAGGCGCAAAGGAAGTCGCAGAGGGGATCGAGTATTTCTTTGCGCCTTCGCGCCTTTGCGTGAGATCTTTCGAAATTCAAATGGCTGACGAATCGCCGAATGCGTTCATTGAATCTCTCGCCGTCGACGGACGCCGGTTGCGCGTGGAGTTTTTGCAGTTGGGCGATCGCATTGGGCATCGCGTCTTGGCCGTACATGCCGATGGGAGCAAGGCGGTGCTGCTCGCTTCGCAGGAATTAGCCAGCGGCGAAGAATCGCCGGAGGCGCCGGCGCTGCAGTCGGTGCATGTGCAGCCGTTGGTGGATCGCGCGGGGGAGTTGGCCGCGCTCGTCGGCATGTCGGGGGCGAATCACTGGTCGTTTATTGTGGAGCCCGATGCCGAGGCGAAGGCGCCGCGTTTGATCTTTGACGCGGCGTGTCGGATCAAACGCGCAGGGCTTGTGCGGATGGTGAGCCGTTATGCGCGGGCCGCTGAAGCGGTGCGCGCCGAGCGCTTTCGGTTTGAGCTACTGCCGCTCAGCGATCAGTCGATCGCGCCGCGGATTGAAGAGAGCGACGCCGAGATCGCGATCATCCGCGAGATCACGCCCGGCGACGTAGCGCCAACGACCGTGCGTTGGCGCTACGCCATCGAGCTGGTTTGATGACGACTAGCTCGCCTTCTTCACCGGCGTTTCCTTGTCGCCGTTGCGGATGAACGGCTCTTTGACTTGCTTCCCTTCGGCCGGCTTCGTTTCGCGGATCCAGATGTTGCGGAACCGTACCGGGTTGCCGTGGTCTTGCAGGCGGATCGGTTGCTTCACGTCGTGCTTCGCGTACTTCGGCGGTTCGTTGAACGGCGTGTTGCCGAGCAGTTGGAAGTGGTTCTGCGCGACGACGCCGTTGTGCAGCACCGTGATGTATGCCGGCGATTCGAG
This sequence is a window from Lacipirellula parvula. Protein-coding genes within it:
- the mnmA gene encoding tRNA 2-thiouridine(34) synthase MnmA, whose amino-acid sequence is MARVVLAMSGGVDSSVAAHLLLEQGHEVIGVFMRHGQASPVACAIDEPTASRVVPTPAHSASSKNPRQNAGGETPRLAALPVVNRLDHKQGCCTASDAEDARRVADRLAIPFYALNLDAEFSRIIDYFVDEYAAGRTPNPCVQCNNWIKFGKLFDYADSVDAEFVATGHYARMGRSAAGEATLLRGVDDSKDQSYVLFGIERRHLDRMLLPVGEFEKPEIRRLAGTIGLNVATKKDSQEICFVTQGHYHEFIKDRQARRGVADAAEQGGEFVLTSGEVVGQHDGIEGFTVGQRKGLGIALGEPKFVVRIERETRRVVLGDRTELGRSELTAKDCNWLVEAGSVPSRGLVQIRYNAAPAWGDMVLLDDGRLSVRFDEPQFGVAPGQAVVCYDGERVLGGGWIE
- the prfB gene encoding peptide chain release factor 2 (programmed frameshift) → MDSQWYDRAEAIRQTIVQLRDSLDCATKHSRILEIDGEMASPDFWDNQEKAQERVAERKGLIGIVKPLDEALKSSDDLAAMIEMAEEDESFAAEVPPEVERIEALLEDLKLKALLNGRYDAAGAILTINARDGGTDANDWAEMLLRMYLMWAEKNDYAVELIDRHDNEEAGINHASVAIRGPMAYGYLKGETGMHRLVRISPFNSEGKRQTSFAAVDVSPEISDSVEIEINPNDIREDTFRASGAGGQHVNKTSSAIRLTHFPTGIVVQCQSERSQHKNRATAWKMLRARMARMEEEKREAAEAAKYQQQAKTGFGSQIRNYFLHPDQRVKDARTKYGQGNFHAVMDGDIQGFLDAVLRWRAGQPVEEDDD